The genomic interval ATTGATTCGATCCAAGTCAGCGTTCTCCGTTGGCCCACCTGCAGCGGTGATGGCGTCCTTCACCGTGCTCCCGCCCGGCAACTCATAGACATCGGGCTTGGCGACGGCCCCGGAGATGTAAACTCGCAGGGTTTGAGGTATGGCGGGAGTATTAGCGGCGGGTGGGGGCAAGATGGTGATTGGTGCTGGCGTAGGGCGGCGCAGGAGGATGACCACGATTCCCAAGACGATGAGGTAAACCAACGTCAAAAGCGCGATGAGCGTGACCCATTTCTGGTCTCGTTTCTGCCACTGGCTCATAGGTGGCTCCTCCTAGGCTACGCCGGCTCGACGTGCACCGACACCCCTCTTACTTCTTTCCACCTCTCCTTTATCTGTTGCTCGATAGCACTCGATACGCGATGCGCCTCTTCGATGGGCATCTCGGAGTTCACTGTGCAGTGCATAGACACGTAAAATTGGTCACCGCT from Chloroflexota bacterium carries:
- a CDS encoding helix-hairpin-helix domain-containing protein, coding for MSQWQKRDQKWVTLIALLTLVYLIVLGIVVILLRRPTPAPITILPPPAANTPAIPQTLRVYISGAVAKPDVYELPGGSTVKDAITAAGGPTENADLDRINLALGVQHQQHVYVPVKGEVGLSALMPSNPSPAGEPCVDINRATAAELETLPGIGPALAERIIAYRQTHGPFTRIEDIQEVSGIGEKTFEKIKDLICVSR